From a region of the Listeria monocytogenes ATCC 19117 genome:
- the ilvB gene encoding biosynthetic-type acetolactate synthase large subunit: MIDTTKTNEKATKKQNKSGAELLIDSLKKQQVEMIFGYPGGAVLPLYDAFYDCDIPHILTRHEQGAIHAAEGYARVTGKPGVVVVTSGPGATNVLTGIADAMSDSIPLVIFTGQVHTPGIGKDAFQEADMIGLTIPITKYNYQVRDVRDLPKIVNEAFHIASTGRKGPVVVDIPKDMGIIQTESVRPDTIDLPGYQPTYSPNPLQLEKLMQSLSAASKPLILAGAGVNHARATAELLEFAERYQIPIVNTLLGLGSFPQSHDLFLGMGGMHGSYAANMALTDCDLLINFGSRFDDRLASAPKEFATKATIAHIDIDPAEIGKIIETQIPIVADINETLTQLLQMELPVHPDTSHWYKLNMTRKNRHPFNFDRTKKAEIKPQRVIELIGEITQGEALVSTDVGQHQMWAAQFYPFQFDHQIITSGGLGTMGFGFPAAVGAQLAFPDKTVVAIVGDGGFQMTNQELAILNDYQINVKTVIINNGSLGMVRQWQEKFHGERYSHSIFTSQPDFVKLSEAYGVKGVRLTNPETLEKDLRKAFAHPGPIVIDVHVSKDELVLPMVPSGKPNHQMEGVE; encoded by the coding sequence GTGATTGATACGACGAAGACAAATGAAAAAGCGACAAAAAAGCAAAATAAAAGTGGTGCGGAACTTTTAATTGACTCCTTGAAAAAGCAACAAGTCGAGATGATTTTTGGCTATCCGGGTGGTGCGGTTCTCCCTCTCTACGATGCTTTTTACGACTGTGATATTCCGCATATTCTAACAAGACACGAGCAAGGAGCGATTCATGCTGCGGAAGGTTATGCACGTGTTACTGGGAAACCCGGTGTGGTAGTTGTAACAAGTGGACCTGGGGCGACAAATGTATTAACTGGTATTGCGGATGCAATGAGTGATTCGATTCCATTAGTGATTTTCACCGGACAAGTTCATACGCCTGGTATCGGAAAAGATGCCTTCCAAGAAGCAGATATGATTGGGCTAACCATTCCAATTACTAAATATAATTACCAAGTGCGTGATGTTCGTGACTTACCAAAAATTGTCAATGAAGCTTTTCATATTGCAAGCACTGGTCGTAAAGGTCCTGTTGTCGTGGATATTCCAAAAGACATGGGGATTATCCAAACAGAGTCTGTACGACCAGATACGATTGATCTGCCGGGTTATCAACCGACTTATTCACCGAACCCACTTCAACTGGAAAAACTAATGCAATCTCTTTCTGCCGCAAGCAAGCCACTAATACTTGCCGGAGCTGGCGTCAATCATGCGAGAGCTACAGCTGAATTACTAGAATTCGCTGAACGCTATCAAATTCCAATCGTGAATACGCTGCTTGGTCTAGGAAGTTTCCCGCAAAGTCATGATTTATTCCTTGGTATGGGCGGCATGCACGGTTCATACGCGGCAAACATGGCACTTACAGATTGCGATTTGCTCATTAATTTTGGTTCCCGCTTCGACGACAGGCTTGCCAGTGCGCCAAAAGAATTTGCCACAAAAGCAACGATTGCACATATCGATATTGATCCTGCTGAAATTGGCAAAATTATCGAAACACAAATTCCGATTGTAGCTGATATTAACGAAACACTTACACAACTACTACAAATGGAACTTCCGGTTCATCCGGATACATCCCATTGGTACAAATTAAATATGACCCGTAAAAACCGTCATCCTTTTAATTTTGATAGAACGAAAAAAGCAGAAATTAAACCACAGCGTGTGATTGAGCTAATTGGTGAAATTACGCAAGGTGAAGCGCTTGTTTCTACCGATGTTGGCCAGCATCAAATGTGGGCGGCACAGTTTTATCCATTCCAATTTGATCATCAAATTATTACGAGTGGCGGGCTTGGCACAATGGGCTTTGGCTTTCCAGCAGCTGTTGGTGCGCAACTTGCTTTCCCAGATAAAACGGTAGTCGCCATTGTTGGGGACGGTGGTTTCCAAATGACTAATCAAGAACTGGCGATTTTAAATGATTACCAAATCAATGTGAAAACGGTCATTATCAATAACGGTTCGCTCGGCATGGTTCGTCAGTGGCAAGAAAAATTCCACGGCGAAAGATATTCTCATTCGATTTTCACGAGCCAACCAGATTTTGTTAAACTATCCGAAGCTTATGGTGTCAAAGGGGTTCGCTTGACGAATCCTGAAACGCTAGAAAAAGATCTAAGAAAAGCCTTCGCTCACCCTGGACCGATTGTCATTGACGTTCATGTGTCCAAAGATGAGCTAGTACTTCCAATGGTTCCAAGCGGCAAACCAAATCACCAAATGGAAGGAGTGGAATAA
- the leuB gene encoding 3-isopropylmalate dehydrogenase, producing the protein MTYKITSLAGDGIGPEIMTSGLQVLEAVAKKYNHTFEIESHPFGGAGIDVAQDPIPSSTLKACRDADAILLGAIGGPKWDNAPKRPEDGLLALRKALGLFANIRPIQVPSSITHLSPLKKEIVENTDFVVVRELTGGLYFGEPKYWDNEAAVDSLTYTRAEIERIIEKAFEIAATRNKKVTSVDKANVLASSKLWRKIADEVASRHPDITLEHLYVDAAAMLMIQRPTTFDVIVTENLFGDILSDEASVITGSLGMLPSASHAENGPSLYEPIHGSAPDIANQNIANPMSMISSVSMMLRQSFSLFEEADAIDAATARTMQAGFLTADLGGNTSTTDFTNEVLKQIEGGE; encoded by the coding sequence GTGACCTATAAAATTACTTCCTTAGCTGGCGACGGAATTGGTCCAGAAATTATGACTTCTGGACTTCAAGTATTAGAGGCAGTCGCAAAAAAATACAACCATACGTTTGAAATTGAATCTCATCCCTTTGGCGGCGCAGGAATTGACGTAGCACAAGACCCAATCCCTTCTTCCACCTTAAAAGCGTGCCGAGACGCCGACGCCATTTTACTCGGAGCAATTGGTGGTCCAAAATGGGATAATGCGCCGAAACGTCCCGAAGATGGCCTACTTGCACTTCGAAAAGCGCTTGGTCTTTTCGCCAACATTCGACCTATCCAAGTCCCAAGCTCCATCACCCACCTTTCTCCTTTAAAAAAGGAAATTGTTGAGAACACTGATTTTGTCGTTGTTCGTGAATTGACTGGTGGACTTTATTTCGGAGAACCGAAATATTGGGATAATGAGGCAGCAGTGGATTCATTAACATATACCCGTGCAGAAATCGAGCGAATTATCGAGAAAGCTTTCGAAATCGCCGCTACTAGGAATAAAAAAGTTACTTCAGTAGATAAAGCGAATGTGCTTGCTTCTAGTAAATTATGGCGAAAAATCGCTGATGAAGTCGCAAGTCGTCATCCAGATATCACACTAGAACATCTATACGTCGACGCTGCCGCAATGCTTATGATTCAGCGACCAACGACCTTTGATGTTATCGTGACAGAAAACTTATTTGGCGATATTTTAAGTGATGAAGCGTCTGTTATTACTGGCTCGCTTGGAATGCTCCCTTCTGCTAGCCACGCGGAAAACGGACCATCTTTATACGAACCAATTCACGGATCTGCGCCAGATATCGCTAACCAAAATATCGCGAATCCAATGTCGATGATATCCTCTGTATCCATGATGCTTCGTCAATCTTTCTCTCTTTTTGAAGAAGCAGATGCGATTGATGCAGCTACAGCAAGAACGATGCAAGCTGGATTTTTAACTGCTGACCTTGGAGGCAATACTTCCACAACTGATTTTACAAATGAAGTTCTAAAACAAATTGAAGGAGGAGAATAA
- the ilvD gene encoding dihydroxy-acid dehydratase, which yields MRSDKIKKGVEQAPARSLLHATGQIKSPGDMDKPFIAICNSYIDIVPGHVHLRELADVAKEAIREAGGIPFEFNTIGVDDGIAMGHIGMRYSLPSREVIADAAETVINAHWFDGVFYIPNCDKITPGMLLASVRTNVPAIFCSGGPMKAGLSAHGKALTLSSVFEAVGAFKDGSMSQEDFLDMEANACPTCGSCAGMFTANSMNCLMEILGMAVPGNGTTLAVSDARRDLIRESAFHLMDLVKKDIRPRDIITKDAIDDAFALDMAMGGSTNTVLHTLALANEAGIEDYDLERINDIAKRVPYLSKIAPSSSYSMHDVHEAGGVSAIVKELVDLGGAIHPDRITVTGKTIRENVADAKINNTDVIHPKENPYSPVGGLSMLFGNIAPKGAAIKVGGVDPSVQVFKGEAICFSSHDEAVEAIDNHTVREGHVVVIRYEGPKGGPGMPEMLAPTSSIVGRGLGKDVALITDGRFSGATRGIAVGHISPEAAAGGPIALVHDGDIITIDLPNRTLNVDVSDEVLEERRKELPKFKAKVKTGYLARYTALVTSAHTGGILQIPEDLID from the coding sequence ATGCGTAGTGACAAAATAAAAAAAGGTGTCGAACAAGCTCCAGCAAGAAGTTTGCTGCATGCTACAGGTCAAATTAAAAGTCCAGGTGATATGGATAAACCATTTATCGCTATTTGTAACTCTTACATTGATATCGTTCCTGGTCATGTTCATTTGCGAGAATTAGCGGATGTGGCTAAAGAAGCTATTAGAGAAGCTGGCGGTATCCCATTTGAATTTAATACGATTGGTGTAGATGACGGCATTGCGATGGGACATATCGGTATGCGCTATTCCCTTCCCTCTCGTGAAGTTATCGCGGATGCAGCGGAAACGGTAATCAATGCGCACTGGTTTGATGGGGTTTTCTACATCCCAAACTGTGACAAAATCACGCCTGGAATGCTTCTCGCTTCTGTTCGTACAAATGTACCTGCTATCTTCTGTTCTGGTGGCCCAATGAAAGCTGGATTATCTGCACACGGAAAAGCACTCACTCTCTCTTCTGTTTTTGAAGCGGTTGGCGCATTTAAAGATGGCAGCATGTCGCAGGAAGATTTTCTTGATATGGAAGCTAATGCGTGTCCGACTTGCGGATCTTGCGCAGGAATGTTTACAGCAAACTCAATGAATTGTTTGATGGAAATCCTAGGTATGGCTGTTCCGGGAAATGGTACAACACTTGCTGTTTCTGACGCACGCCGTGATCTTATTAGAGAATCTGCTTTTCATTTAATGGATTTAGTTAAAAAAGATATTCGTCCTCGTGACATTATTACAAAAGATGCGATTGACGATGCTTTTGCGCTAGATATGGCAATGGGTGGTTCGACAAATACCGTATTACATACACTTGCACTTGCAAACGAAGCTGGTATTGAAGATTATGATTTGGAACGTATCAATGATATTGCTAAACGTGTTCCCTACCTTTCCAAAATTGCACCATCCTCTTCTTACTCAATGCATGATGTTCACGAAGCTGGCGGTGTTTCAGCCATTGTTAAAGAACTGGTTGATCTAGGTGGCGCAATACATCCAGACAGAATCACTGTTACTGGTAAAACGATTCGCGAAAACGTAGCTGATGCAAAAATTAATAATACCGATGTTATTCATCCAAAAGAAAATCCGTACAGCCCAGTTGGCGGACTTTCGATGTTGTTTGGTAACATCGCACCAAAAGGAGCTGCTATCAAAGTTGGTGGCGTAGATCCTTCCGTACAAGTTTTCAAAGGAGAAGCGATTTGCTTTAGTTCTCATGATGAGGCGGTGGAAGCAATTGATAACCATACCGTCCGCGAGGGGCATGTCGTGGTCATTCGCTACGAAGGTCCTAAAGGCGGTCCGGGAATGCCTGAAATGCTTGCGCCAACATCTAGTATTGTTGGTCGAGGTTTAGGAAAAGATGTTGCTTTGATTACAGATGGTCGCTTTTCTGGGGCTACTCGTGGTATCGCAGTTGGCCACATTTCTCCAGAAGCTGCAGCTGGTGGTCCTATCGCCCTTGTTCATGACGGCGATATCATCACGATTGATTTGCCAAACCGGACGTTAAACGTGGATGTTTCTGATGAGGTTTTGGAAGAACGAAGAAAAGAATTACCGAAATTTAAAGCTAAAGTAAAAACTGGTTACCTTGCAAGATATACTGCGCTTGTAACTAGCGCCCACACTGGTGGCATTTTGCAAATTCCAGAAGATTTAATCGACTAA
- a CDS encoding 2-isopropylmalate synthase, with translation MKKIQFFDTTLRDGEQTPGVNFDVKEKIQIALQLEKLGIDVIEAGFPISSPGDFECVKAIAKAIKHCSVTGLARCVEGDIDRAEEALKDAVSPQIHIFLATSDVHMEYKLKMSRAEVLASIKHHISYARQKFDVVQFSPEDATRSDRAFLIEAVQTAIDAGATVINIPDTVGYTNPTEFGQLFQDLRREIKQFDDIIFASHCHDDLGMATANALAAIENGASRVEGTINGIGERAGNTALEEVAVALHIRKDFYQAETNIVLNQFKNSSDLISRLSGMPVPRNKAVIGGNAYAHESGIHQDGVLKNPDTYEIITPALVGVDKNSLPLGKLSGKHAFNTRMEEMGYTLTEQEQKDAFKRFKQLADAKKEVTEEDLHALILGQSSESADDFELKHLQVQYVTGGVQGAIVRIEERDGALVEDAATGSGSIEAIYNTINRLMKQDIELTDYRIQAITAGQDSQAEVHVVIKNDKGAVFHGIGIDFDVLTASAKAYLQASGKSKTASKQADFEEVK, from the coding sequence ATGAAGAAAATCCAGTTTTTTGATACTACACTTAGAGATGGCGAACAAACCCCTGGAGTTAATTTTGACGTAAAGGAGAAAATCCAGATTGCCTTACAACTCGAAAAACTTGGAATTGATGTAATTGAAGCCGGCTTTCCGATTTCTTCTCCTGGAGATTTTGAATGCGTCAAGGCGATTGCAAAAGCGATTAAACATTGTTCTGTAACAGGGCTAGCGCGCTGTGTTGAAGGAGATATTGACCGTGCCGAGGAAGCGCTAAAAGACGCTGTTTCTCCGCAAATACATATCTTCCTTGCAACGAGCGATGTGCATATGGAATACAAATTAAAAATGAGTCGGGCGGAAGTTCTTGCTTCCATTAAACACCACATTAGTTATGCGAGACAAAAATTTGATGTTGTACAGTTTTCACCAGAAGATGCAACTCGGTCAGATCGTGCTTTTCTGATTGAAGCAGTTCAAACAGCGATTGATGCAGGAGCAACTGTCATCAACATTCCAGATACGGTCGGATATACAAACCCCACCGAATTTGGGCAATTATTCCAAGATTTGCGCCGCGAAATAAAGCAATTTGATGATATTATTTTCGCTTCTCATTGCCATGATGACCTTGGTATGGCGACAGCAAACGCACTTGCTGCAATCGAAAATGGCGCAAGTCGCGTCGAAGGTACGATTAATGGGATTGGTGAGCGTGCTGGGAATACGGCACTGGAAGAAGTTGCGGTAGCGCTTCATATTCGCAAAGATTTTTATCAAGCTGAAACAAACATTGTATTGAATCAATTTAAAAATTCAAGTGATTTGATTAGCCGCTTGTCTGGTATGCCTGTTCCACGTAACAAAGCTGTAATTGGTGGCAATGCTTACGCGCATGAATCTGGTATTCATCAAGATGGTGTCCTAAAAAATCCTGATACGTATGAAATCATCACCCCTGCTCTTGTCGGCGTGGATAAAAACTCTCTTCCACTTGGCAAACTTTCTGGCAAACATGCCTTCAATACGCGCATGGAAGAAATGGGCTACACACTAACCGAACAAGAACAAAAAGATGCCTTTAAACGTTTCAAACAATTAGCAGATGCGAAAAAAGAAGTAACAGAAGAAGACTTGCACGCGTTAATTCTCGGACAATCTTCCGAATCAGCCGATGATTTCGAACTAAAACATTTGCAAGTTCAATATGTTACTGGCGGCGTCCAAGGTGCGATTGTTCGCATTGAAGAACGTGATGGCGCTCTAGTAGAAGACGCAGCAACTGGTTCAGGTAGCATTGAAGCGATTTATAATACGATTAACCGTCTTATGAAACAAGATATTGAATTAACCGATTATCGTATCCAAGCAATTACAGCCGGTCAAGATTCCCAAGCAGAAGTCCATGTCGTCATTAAAAATGACAAAGGCGCTGTGTTCCATGGTATCGGTATTGATTTTGACGTTTTAACTGCTAGTGCTAAAGCTTATTTGCAAGCATCAGGCAAAAGCAAAACCGCCAGTAAGCAAGCTGATTTCGAGGAGGTAAAATAA
- the ilvN gene encoding acetolactate synthase small subunit, with protein MRRIITATVNNSSGVLNRITGVISRRQYNIDSISVGWTEIPNVSRITIVVHVDSLYEIEQVTKQLNKQIDVLKVSDITDDAHIERELALLKINSPAALRSELNAVIEPFRATVIDVGTKNVVIQVTGTSEKIDAFVDTVRPYGIKQMARTGVTGFTRSPKKMG; from the coding sequence ATGCGCCGAATCATTACCGCTACAGTAAACAACTCTTCTGGCGTGTTAAATCGTATCACTGGGGTTATCTCCAGACGCCAATACAATATTGATAGCATCTCTGTCGGCTGGACCGAAATCCCAAATGTTTCTCGGATTACCATCGTCGTCCATGTCGATTCCTTATACGAAATCGAGCAAGTAACTAAACAACTCAATAAACAAATCGATGTGCTCAAAGTGAGCGATATTACTGACGATGCACACATCGAACGCGAACTAGCTTTACTTAAAATCAACTCCCCCGCTGCCTTACGATCTGAGCTAAACGCAGTCATCGAACCATTTCGCGCCACTGTTATTGATGTCGGCACGAAAAATGTCGTCATTCAAGTAACTGGAACAAGTGAAAAAATCGATGCTTTCGTTGACACAGTTCGACCGTATGGTATTAAGCAAATGGCGAGGACCGGCGTCACAGGCTTTACAAGAAGCCCTAAAAAAATGGGTTAA
- a CDS encoding GNAT family N-acetyltransferase, protein MDNLETDRLILINYTLEMIQATINGTEALEKASGYHVSPDWPGIDFFFYLPYVLENVKKDDRMIKWTRLVILKEENKIIGEIGGQGNPDETGEIEIGYSIVPDYQNKGYMSEALIGMIAWLEEQPAIHRIFARSYEQNMASIQVLKHNHFVHIKEKDTEEKQGRVMMWEYPIKRT, encoded by the coding sequence GTGGATAATTTAGAGACAGATCGATTAATATTAATTAATTACACACTAGAAATGATTCAGGCAACGATTAATGGGACAGAAGCTTTGGAAAAAGCAAGTGGCTACCATGTGTCACCTGACTGGCCAGGAATTGATTTCTTTTTTTATTTACCATATGTATTAGAAAACGTGAAAAAAGACGATAGAATGATTAAATGGACACGCCTAGTCATTTTAAAAGAAGAAAATAAAATTATCGGCGAAATTGGTGGACAAGGAAATCCGGACGAAACGGGAGAAATCGAAATTGGCTACAGCATCGTACCAGATTATCAAAATAAAGGTTATATGTCAGAAGCGCTTATAGGTATGATTGCTTGGCTAGAAGAACAGCCCGCCATTCATCGCATATTTGCCAGAAGCTACGAGCAGAACATGGCATCCATACAAGTACTAAAACACAACCATTTCGTACATATCAAAGAAAAAGATACAGAAGAGAAACAAGGAAGAGTGATGATGTGGGAATATCCAATAAAACGAACCTGA
- the ilvC gene encoding ketol-acid reductoisomerase — protein MTKVYYEDAVKNNALEGKTVAVIGYGSQGHAHSQNLRDNGNNVIIGIREGKSAESARNDGFDVYSVSEAAEKADVIMILLPDETQGETYENEIKPNLKAGNALVFAHGFNIHFDVINPPSDVDVFLVAPKGPGHLVRRTFVEGGAVPSLFAIYQDATGNARDTALSYAKGIGATRAGVIETTFKEETETDLFGEQAVLCGGATHLIQAGFETLVEAGYQPELAYFEVLHEMKLIVDLMYEGGMEKMRHSISNTAEYGDYVSGPRVVTADTKKAMKEVLTDIQNGNFAKSFIDDNKNGFKEFHRMRKEQQGHQIEKVGAELREMMPFVKPQH, from the coding sequence ATGACAAAAGTTTATTATGAAGATGCAGTAAAAAACAACGCACTAGAAGGTAAAACAGTAGCAGTAATCGGGTACGGTTCGCAAGGTCACGCACATTCTCAAAATCTACGTGACAATGGCAATAACGTTATTATCGGCATTCGCGAAGGAAAATCTGCCGAATCTGCTAGAAACGATGGCTTTGATGTTTATTCTGTTAGCGAAGCCGCTGAAAAAGCAGACGTTATCATGATTCTTTTGCCAGATGAAACGCAAGGTGAAACATACGAAAACGAAATTAAACCTAACCTAAAAGCTGGCAATGCGCTTGTTTTCGCACATGGTTTCAACATTCATTTTGACGTAATTAATCCTCCAAGCGATGTGGATGTTTTCCTAGTAGCTCCAAAAGGTCCTGGTCACTTAGTTCGCCGCACATTTGTTGAAGGTGGCGCGGTTCCTTCCCTATTCGCTATCTATCAAGATGCCACTGGAAACGCACGCGACACAGCCCTTTCCTATGCAAAAGGTATTGGCGCAACTCGTGCTGGCGTTATCGAAACCACTTTCAAAGAAGAAACCGAAACCGATCTATTTGGCGAACAAGCAGTTCTTTGTGGGGGTGCAACTCACCTTATCCAAGCTGGTTTTGAAACACTTGTAGAGGCTGGCTACCAACCAGAACTTGCTTATTTTGAAGTATTACACGAAATGAAACTAATTGTTGATTTGATGTATGAAGGCGGCATGGAAAAAATGCGCCACTCGATCTCCAATACAGCAGAATATGGTGATTATGTTTCCGGTCCTCGTGTTGTTACAGCTGATACGAAAAAAGCAATGAAAGAAGTACTTACCGACATTCAAAATGGTAACTTTGCTAAATCTTTCATCGACGACAATAAAAATGGTTTTAAAGAATTCCATAGAATGCGCAAAGAACAACAAGGTCATCAAATCGAAAAAGTTGGTGCTGAACTTCGTGAAATGATGCCGTTTGTTAAACCACAACATTAA